The Shewanella halotolerans region TTGTTTCGAAGATGAGAATATCGTACACGTCGCCAACAAGGTTTCGCCTGCAAGCGACATCGAAGTGATAAACACAGAGCTGGCGCTGGCCGACCTAGACTCTTGCGAGCGCGCCATCTTGCGTCAGCAAAAGCGTGCCAAGGGCGGCGACAAAGATGCTAAGTTCGAGGTGAGCGTGCTGGAGAAGATGCGCCCAGTACTTGACGAAGGTCACATGCTGCGCTCTATGGATCTGAGCAAAGAGGAGCTGGCGGCGGTTAACTACCTTAACTTCCTGACCCTCAAGCCAACCATGTATATCGCAAACGTTGCCGAAGATGGTTTCGAGAACAACCCACACTTGGACGCGGTACGCGAGATCGCGTCTAAAGAGAATGCGGTAGTCGTTGCTGTGTGCGCGGCGATCGAATCTGAGCTGGCCGAGATGGATCCTGAAGACCGTGATGAGTTCATGGCTGACCTTGGCCTGGAAGAACCTGGCCTAGACCGCGTGATCCGCGCCGGTTACCAACTGCTGGATCTGCACACCTACTTTACCGCAGGTGTGAAAGAGGTTCGCGCCTGGACTGTGCCAGTTGGCGCCTGTGCGCCGCAGGCGGCTGGCGTGATCCACACCGACTTCGAACGTGGCTTCATTCGTGCCCAGGTGATGTCTTATGATGACTTCATCGCCTACAAGGGTGAGG contains the following coding sequences:
- the ychF gene encoding redox-regulated ATPase YchF, with the protein product MGFKCGIVGLPNVGKSTLFNALTKAGIEASNFPFCTIEPNTGVVPVPDPRLEALAEIVKPERVLPTTMEFVDIAGLVAGASKGEGLGNKFLANIRETDAIGHVVRCFEDENIVHVANKVSPASDIEVINTELALADLDSCERAILRQQKRAKGGDKDAKFEVSVLEKMRPVLDEGHMLRSMDLSKEELAAVNYLNFLTLKPTMYIANVAEDGFENNPHLDAVREIASKENAVVVAVCAAIESELAEMDPEDRDEFMADLGLEEPGLDRVIRAGYQLLDLHTYFTAGVKEVRAWTVPVGACAPQAAGVIHTDFERGFIRAQVMSYDDFIAYKGEAGAKEAGKLRVEGKTYVVKDGDVMHFLFNV